A part of Aspergillus oryzae RIB40 DNA, chromosome 7 genomic DNA contains:
- a CDS encoding DNA replication licensing factor MCM7 (DNA replication licensing factor, MCM7 component), which produces MALLQYHAPVDYAAQLDAFKDFLTHFKTFESASTSAATEAIEDLHIDGDRTSDEYDFMDDAEDENGAQREGSGRRRREPKLKYMQMLQDVADRERTNILIELDDLATFEKSLPEDTDLKLVESVQKNTKRYVDVLSQAADAVMPKETKEITFKDDVLDVIMSQREKRNEAMTMAMEADMDAAAAPSIFPPELTRRYTLNFKPITPSGSSSERESKALAVRNVRAEYLGGLITVRGITTRVSDVKPAVQINAYTCDRCGSEVFQPITTKSYLPMTECMSDECKQNNSKGQLFLSTRASKFVPFQEVKIQEMADQVPVGHIPRTMTVHCHGSLTRQLNPGDVVDIAGIFLPTPYTGFRAIRAGLLTDTYMEAQHITQHKKSYNELAMDSRTLRKIEQHQKSGNMYEYLARSIAPEIYGHLDVKKALLLLLIGGVTKEMGDGMHIRGDINICLMGDPGVAKSQLLKYIAKVAPRGVYTTGRGSSGVGLTAAVMRDPVTDEMVLEGGALVLADNGICCIDEFDKMDDSDRTAIHEVMEQQTISISKAGITTTLNARTSILAAANPLYGRYNPRVSPVENINLPAALLSRFDVMFLILDTPSRDSDEELAHHVTYVHMHNKHPENEDAGVMFTPSEVRQYIAKARTYRPVVPASVSDYMVGAYVRMRKQQKVDESEKKQFAHVTPRTLLGVVRLSQALARLRFSEEVVPEDVDEALRLVEVSKASLSNDGQGTADQTPSSKIYHLIRSMWESGAAAVGEDGELNMRRIRERVLAKGFTEDQLTMTIDEYDQLGIWQVNGNGTRLMFVGGDAEMDM; this is translated from the exons ATGGCTTTACTTCAGTACCATGCTCCTGTTGACTATGCGGCGCAGTTGGACGCCTTCAAGGATTTCCTCACGCACTTCAAAACATTCGAATCAGCTTCTACATCCGCTGCGACTGAGGCTATTGAAGACTTACACATTGACGGAGACCGCACCAGCGATGAATATGACTTTATGGATGAtgcggaagatgagaatggaGCCCAGAGAGAAGGATCAGGCCGCAGGCGCCGCGAACCAAAACTGAAGTATATGCAGATGCTCCAGGATGTGGCAGATCGCGAGCGCACAAATATCTTAATTGAGCTTGATGACCTAGCTACC TTCGAGAAATCCCTTCCGGAGGACACAGACCTTAAGCTTGTTGAATCCGTGCAGAAGAATACCAAGCGCTATGTTGATGTTCTCTCACAGGCTGCCGATGCTGTCATGCccaaggaaaccaaggagaTCAC ATTCAAGGATGATGTACTTGATGTTATCATGTCACAGCGTGAAAAGCGGAACGAGGCCATGACTATGGCCATGGAAGCCGACATGGACGCAGCGGCAGCGCCCTCGATCTTCCCCCCTGAGTTAACCCGTCGATACACCCTGAACTTCAAGCCAATTACTCCTTCCGGATCAAGCAGTGAACGTGAATCCAAAGCCCTTGCGGTTCGAAATGTACGAGCAGAATATCTTGGTGGCTTGATCACTGTCCGAGGCATAACTACTCGTGTGTCGGATGTAAAGCCAGCCGTCCAAATCAATGCCTACACTTGTGATCGCTGTGGGTCTGAGGTCTTTCAACCAATCACTACGAAGTCATACCTTCCCATGACAGAGTGCATGTCAGATGAGTGTAAGCAGAACAACTCCAAGGGACAGCTGTTCTTGTCTACTCGTGCTTCGAAGTTCGTTCCTTTCCAAGAAGTGAAGATTCAGGAGATGGCAGATCAGGTTCCCGTTGGTCATATTCCACGCACAATGACTGTTCACTGTCATGGCAGCCTGACACGACAATTGAACCCTGGTGATGTGGTTGATATTGCAGGAATCTTCCTGCCCACCCCGTACACCGGGTTCAGAGCCATCCGTGCTGGATTGTTGACTGACACCTACATGGAGGCTCAGCATATTACGCAACATAAGAAGTCTTACAACGAACTCGCGATGGACAGCCGGACTCTTCGCAAGATCGAACAACACCAGAAGTCTGGGAACATGTATGAGTATCTGGCACGCTCGATTGCCCCTGAGATCTATGGCCACCTTGACGTGAAGAAGGCcttgcttcttttgctcaTTGGAGGTGTCACAAAAGAGATGGGTGATGGCATGCACATTCGTGGTGATATCAACATTTGTTTGATGGGTGATCCTGGTGTTGCCAAGTCTCAGTTGCTGAAGTATATTGCTAAGGTCGCTCCTCGAGGCGTGTACACTACGGGCCGAGGAAGCAGCGGCGTCGGTCTCACGGCCGCTGTGATGAGAGATCCTGTGACGGATGAGATGGTATTGGAGGGAGGTGCATTGGTCCTGGCGGACAATGGCATTTGTTGTATTGATGAGTTTGATAAGATGGATGACTCTGACAGAACTGCCATCCACGAAGTAATGGAGCAACAGACGATTTCAATCTCCAAGGCAGGAATCACAACCACTCTCAATGCTCGCACGTCTATCTTGGCGGCTGCTAACCCGCTTTACGGGCGGTATAACCCACGTGTTTCTCCCGTCGAGAATATCAACCTTCCTGCTGCTTTGCTTTCACGTTTCGATGTCATGTTCCTTATTCTCGACACTCCCTCACGCGATTCCGATGAAGAACTGGCACATCACGTCACTTACGTCCATATGCATAATAAGCACCCCGAAAATGAAGATGCTGGTGTCATGTTTACCCCTAGCGAGGTTCGCCAATACATTGCGAAGGCACGTACCTACCGGCCCGTCGTTCCTGCATCCGTCTCGGACTACATGGTCGGTGCATATGTTAGAATGAGGAAACAGCAGAAGGTCGATGAGAGCGAGAAGAAGCAATTCGCCCATGTTACTCCACGTACTTTACTGGGCGTTGTTCGTCTTTCACAGGCTCTCGCTCGTCTTCGCTTTAGCGAGGAGGTTGTTCCGGAGGACGTGGATGAGGCACTACGTCTTGTTGAGGTCAGCAAGGCGTCTTTGTCTAACGATGGCCAGGGAACTGCGGATCAGACTCCCAGCAGCAAGATTTACCACCTCATTCGCTCCATGTGGGAGAGCGGTGCGGCAGCCGTGGGCGAAGATGGCGAGCTCAATATGCGGAGGATCAGAGAACGTGTGCTTGCTAAGGGCTTTACTGAAGATCAGCTCACGATGACCATCGACGAGTATGACCAGTTAGGA ATCTGGCAAGTCAATGGCAACGGCACACGTCTTATgtttgttggtggtgatgcggAAATGGATATGTAA
- a CDS encoding ATP-dependent (S)-NAD(P)H-hydrate dehydratase (predicted sugar kinase), translated as MLSRLHALVVGPGLGRDGVTLKVVTEVLKEARSRSIPFVLDADGLLLVTEQPDLVKGYKDCILTPNVNEFSRLAKALNIEVPSIAQIESDGGDKTSRETEACEKLSQALGGVTIIQKGPHDVISNGVTSLVNDIVGGLKRSGGQGDTLTGSLGTLLAWRAAYHNGLWDSGEKDNQKEAQSKQDIQAELESSDKRMSPATTLLLAAWAGSGITRECSRRAFEAKGRSMQASDLTDEVHESFLELIGEPEQSKMRL; from the coding sequence ATGCTATCTCGCCTCCATGCCCTAGTAGTGGGACCGGGATTGGGTCGTGACGGGGTTACGCTGAAAGTGGTGACGGAGGTCTTGAAGGAGGCGCGGTCCCGCTCAATACCGTTTGTCTTAGATGCCGATGGACTACTACTTGTCACCGAGCAACCAGATCTTGTTAAAGGATACAAGGATTGTATCTTGACGCCTAATGTTAACGAGTTCAGCCGTTTAGCCAAAGCGTTGAATATCGAGGTTCCCAGCATAGCCCAGATTGAGTCTGATGGCGGTGACAAGACGAGCCGAGAAACCGAAGCCTGTGAGAAACTGTCGCAAGCTCTTGGTGGCGTGACGATAATCCAAAAGGGACCTCACGATGTGATCTCAAACGGTGTAACGAGCCTCGTCAACGATATCGTCGGAGGATTGAAGCGCAGTGGAGGCCAGGGAGATACGCTCACGGGATCGTTGGGCACGCTGCTGGCGTGGCGAGCGGCTTATCACAACGGACTTTGGGATTCCGGTGAGAAGGATAACCAAAAGGAGGCGCAGAGTAAGCAAGATATTCAGGCGGAGCTTGAGTCATCAGACAAGAGAATGTCCCCAGCAACAACCTTGCTGCTTGCTGCCTGGGCAGGCAGTGGGATTACGAGAGAGTGTTCTCGCCGCGCCTTTGAGGCGAAGGGCAGGAGCATGCAGGCCAGTGACCTCACTGATGAGGTCCACGAGAGTTTTTTGGAGTTGATCGGTGAGCCGGAACAATCGAAGATGCGTCTGTAG
- a CDS encoding uncharacterized protein (predicted protein) translates to MSFLDSVLSSIETGKPSPLPPVTTTQSAPVSSSTAKSEARRPSTTPRDVTERTSNAAGTKRKAEELLQRPQKPLTQTSIKQPLSRPMAAAAAPKPRPTSTPAARPAIKSTISTSSASQKAAPVSSKPPPKGSFAEIMAKAKELQQKAPTQAGMFKHQAVPKEKLSKMERKKRAMEAQAKGKDARSAKKPGATSGPATGSKVGDVKPARKREPEELSYKGTARPTPSAVPEYRGTAGLPARSNPTDRKAQARSSKRSRMDEYLGTDEEDEGEYANDYDDYYSDASSDMEGGFNDVEEEEAAALAAARKEDEEEWRAELAAKQAKLERQRKLSTLASRRR, encoded by the exons ATGAGT TTCCTCGATTCCGTTCTTTCATCTATCGAGACGGGTAAACCGTCTCCACTACCGCCAGTCACTACCACACAATCAGCGCCCGTCTCATCCTCAACTGCCAAATCGGAGGCCCGCAGGCCCAGCACGACCCCTCGTGATGTCACTGAGCGGACAAGTAATGCTGCAGGTACGAAACGCAAGGCTGAGGAGCTGCTGCAACGTCCTCAAAAGCCTCTCACCCAGACGTCTATCAAACAACCACTTTCTAGACCAatggctgcggctgcggctcCTAAGCCCCGTCCTACTTCTACACCAGCTGCGAGGCCCGCTATAAAGAGCACTATATCAACGTCATCGGCATCACAGAAAGCAGCCCCGGTATCTTCAAAACCTCCCCCGAAGGGGTCGTTCGCGGAGATTatggcaaaggcaaaggaacTGCAGCAGAAAGCCCCAACGCAAGCGGGCATGTTCAAGCATCAGGCCGTACCTAAAGAGAAGCTTAGCAAGATGGAACGCAAGAAACGAGCAATGGAAGCACAAGCGAAGGGAAAAGACGCACGATCGGCAAAGAAACCCGGCGCCACGTCCGGTCCAGCAACAGGTAGCAAAGTCGGTGATGTAAAGCCTGCCAGGAAACGCGAACCTGAAGAGCTGTCGTACAAGGGTACCGCAAGGCCAACACCGTCTGCGGTACCGGAATACAGAGGTACGGCTGGCTTACCCGCCCGAAGTAATCCAACCGATCGGAAAGCACAGGCTCGATCGAGCAAACGATCTAGGATGGACGAATATCTTGGAacagacgaggaagacgagggagAATATGCAAATGACTACGATGACTACTACTCAGATGCATCCTCGGATATGGAAGGTGGATTTAACgatgtggaggaggaggaagcagCCGCATTGGCCGCTGcaaggaaagaagatgaagaagaatggcGTGCGGAGCTTGCAGCCAAGCAAGCAAAGCTGGAGCGCCAGAGGAAGCTCTCTACATTGGCGTCCCGAAGACGTTGA
- the aspf8 gene encoding ribosomal protein P2 (predicted protein) codes for MKHLAAYLLLALAGNSTPSVEDIKSVLSSVGIDADEERLQKVISELEGKDLQQLITEGSEKLATVPSGGAGAAAPAAGGAAAGGDAPAAEEKEEEKEESDEDMGFGLFD; via the exons ATGAAGCACCTTGCCGCTtacctcctcctcgccctcgCTGGCAACTCCACCCCCTCCGTTGAGGACATCAAGAGCGTTCTCTCTTCCGTCGGTATTGATGCCGATGAGGAGCGCCTCCAGAAGGTCATCTCCGAGCTCGAGGGCAAGGACCTCCAGCAG CTGATCACTGAGGGTAGCGAGAAGCTCGCTACCGTTCCCTccggtggtgctggtgccgCTGCCCCTGCTGCTGGCGGTGCCGCTGCCGGTGGTGACGCCCCCGCCgctgaggagaaggaggaagagaaggaggagtcCGATGAGGACATGGGCTTCGGTCTCTTCGACTAA
- a CDS encoding S-adenosylmethionine-dependent methyltransferase (predicted protein): MSQVVANVLIKLELNSFNFTNILSDRIGLYLHPYAALINHSCNYNAAVTFDSDNLYIKATRPIQKGDQIFISYIDATNPVKLRRSELRERYYFDCHCAKCAKDLTEPEHSFLGPETQDDLSALEGAEIEAYELLNECSSAVETDPKKTAKRLRSSIKFLRKVGAWPVTEQPLVSLRDELIASLLADQDIGSGFVQAAVRYLRVDPVVYGDERHPVRQLHAYALARVAVSLDYGEDGDSTGLLGLVDVRMEPVLLAWSVLSRLVELEDEACTVPSFKTMVRWLFDDVNERFKGDKKKPEDRGDDIRREWEKIELLVDRALEKGY, translated from the coding sequence ATGTCCCAAGTTGTTGCTAACGTACTTATCAAGCTGGAACTAAActccttcaacttcaccaacatTCTCTCCGACCGCATCGGTCTCTACCTACACCCCTACGCCGCCCTCATCAACCACAGCTGCAACTACAACGCCGCCGTCACCTTCGACAGCGACAACCTGTACATAAAAGCCACCCGCCCCATCCAAAAAGGCGACCaaatcttcatctcctaCATCGACGCCACAAACCCCGTCAAACTCCGGCGCTCCGAACTCCGCGAACGCTACTACTTCGACTGCCACTGCGCCAAATGCGCCAAAGACCTCACAGAGCCAGAACACAGCTTCCTAGGCCCAGAAACCCAAGACGATCTTTCCGCCCTCGAAGGCGCAGAAATAGAAGCCTACGAACTTCTGAACGAATGCTCCTCGGCCGTGGAAACCGATCCCAAGAAAACGGCTAAAAGACTTCGGTCGTCTATTAAGTTCCTACGGAAGGTTGGCGCTTGGCCTGTTACGGAACAgcctcttgtttctttgagAGATGAGTTGATTGCTTCGTTGCTGGCGGATCAGGATATCGGTTCTGGGTTTGTGCAGGCTGCTGTAAGATATTTGCGTGTTGATCCGGTTGTTTATGGGGATGAGCGGCATCCTGTTCGTCAGTTGCATGCGTATGCGCTGGCTAGGGTGGCGGTTTCTTTGGATtatggagaggatggggatTCTACTGGTTTGCTTGGGTTGGTGGATGTGAGAATGGAGCCTGTGTTGCTTGCTTGGTCGGTTTTGAGTCGGcttgtggagctggaggatgaggcttGTACTGTGCCGAGCTTTAAGACGATGGTTAGGTGGTTGTTTGATGATGTGAATGAGAGGTTTAAGGGGGATAAGAAGAAACCAGAGGACAGGGGAGATGACATAAGGAGGGagtgggagaagattgaaCTGCTTGTTGACAGAGCGCTTGAGAAGGGATATTAA